TACCTGACGGTCTATAGCTTTTCGTCGGAGAACTGGCGCCGGCCCGTCGAAGAGATCAGCGATCTCATGGGGCTTTTGAAACTTTTCATCCGCAACGACCTTGCCGAACTCGGCCATGCGGGCGTGAAGATCAAGGTCATTGGAACCCGCGCCAACCTCAATCCGGATATCCTGGCCCTGCTGGCGGAAGCCGAGACTGCGACGGCAGCAAATACAGGACTCAATCTTGTTATCGCGTTCAACTACGGCAGCCGCCAGGAAATCGCCGAAGCCGCGCGCCTCATCGCCGAGAAAGTTGCCGCCGGCACGCTCGATTCCGCATCGATCAATGCGGAGGTCATCGCGCAACATCTCGATACCGCGGGAATTCCTGACCCCGACCTCATCATCCGCACCTCGGGCGAGCAGCGCCTGTCGAATTTCCTGATGTGGCAGGCGGCATATAGCGAATTCGTCTTTCTGCCGATCCATTGGCCGGACTTTGACCGTGCGGCCCTGGCGGCGGCGCTCGACGAGTTTGCCGCCCGCGAGCGCCGTTTCGGCGGCGTGACCTTATCACCGGCCAATGCTAAATCCGGCCGATGACCTATTCTAAAGAGGCGTCGGGGCCATCCGCCCCGCACACCGGGGAGGAAGCGGCGGCTGGGCGGGGACTGTCTTCGCTCAATGCGCGGCTGGCGGATCTTGGCCCGCGGCTTGGCTCCGCCGCCGGGCTCATTGCCATTGCCGTAATATCCTGGTGGCTCGGCGGCATTGTTTTTTTCTTTGTCTGGCTGGTCGCCGCGCTGGTCGTGCATTTTGAATGGCAACGTATCGTCGGCGGCGAGCGACTTACGGCGCGACTTGCTCTTGGTTCGGTGACTCTCGTCGCTGCAGCGATTGCGGTCCGCTCCCAAATTCCGGCGCTGGGGGTGTTCATTCTTCTGGTCATGGCGTTGGTGGTCGGCCAGTTGGGCGGGCCAGGGCGACGCGCGTGGTTTGGGGGTGGCCTGATCTATGCCGGCGGGCTGATCATCGCCGTCCTGACGTTGCGCAGCTCATTTCCGTTCGGACGTTGGGCGGTTGGTTTGCTGTTCGCCATTGTGTGGGGAACAGACGCGGCCGCCTATTTCGCCGGGCGGCTGATCGGCGGCCCGAAGTTTATGCCGCTCATCTCGCCCTCGAAGACGTGGTCCGGAACCGGCGTCGGCATCGTGACTGGTGCGCTCGTCGGCCTCGGCTTTCTCGCAGTCGCGGCACGATTCAGTCAGTTCGATGCGATCGCGCCGAGCTTTGCCCTGTTGCTTCTCGGACTGATCCTTGCCGCCGTTTCGCAGCTTGGCGACCTTTTCGAATCCTGGATGAAGCGTTGCTTCGGCGCCAAGGATTCCGGCCATTTGATTCCGGGCCATGGCGGTCTCATGGATCGTGTCGACGGTTTCATCGCGACCGCGGTCTTCGCGGCCATTCTCGGCGTGTTGCGGGCGTTTCCGTCGCCAGCCGAAGGCCTGTTTCATTGGATGTAAAGAATGACTCTCGGATTTGAACTCGAAAACACGCGCCTTCCGCGCCCGTCGTCTCGGACGCCGCGGAGCGTAGTCGTGCTCGGCGCGACAGGGTCGATTGGAACTTCGACCGCCGACATTATCCGCAATTCTGGCGGCGCTTTTGAAGTGGTTGCCGTGGCTGGCGGCCGCGACGCGCTGGCGCTTGCAAAGGTCGCACGCGAACTGGGCGCACGTTTTGCCGCTTTGGCGGATGAGTCCGGCTACGGCGCCCTGAAGGACGCGTTGCAGGGCAGCGGCATCGAGGCCGCAGCAGGGCGCAAGGCTGTCATCGAGGCGGCGCTGCGGCCCGCCGACATTGTCATGGGCGCCATCGCCGGGACTGCCGGGGTCGAGCCGACCTATGCGGCGCTATCAGCGGGCCGCACGGTCGCGCTCGCCAACAAGGAGTGCCTCGTTTGCGCCGGGGCCGCCTTCATGCGCCAGGCCAAGGCGATGGGAACGCGGCTTCTTCCGGTCGATAGCGAGCATAATGCGATTTTTCAGGCTTTGGGCGACGCCGAATCCGACACAATCGAAATGATGACGCTGACGGCTTCCGGTGGCCCATTTCGCGCCTGGACGGCCGAAGCCATCGCCAAGGCGACGCCGGAGCAGGCCCTGAAACACCCCAATTGGGCGATGGGGCCAAAGGTGACGATCGATTCAGCCGGACTCATGAACAAAGGTCTGGAAGTCATTGAAGCGCATCATATTTTTGGAATTGATGCGGACCGTCTTGATGTTTTGGTTCATGCCCAGTCTGTGGTGCACGGGCTGGTCGCCTTCAAGGACGGCTCGGTGACGGCGGGTCTCGCGGCGCCGGATATGCGGGTGCCGATCGCCCATTGCCTTGGGTATCCCGAACGCCTGACGACCGGGGCGCGCCGGCTTGATCTCGCGGCGGTCGGCCAATTGACCTTCGAGCGGCCGGATTTCGATCGGTTTCCCGCCCTCCGCGTGGCGCTAGAGGCCTTGCGGACCGGGCAAGGCCTGCCGACGGTGCTCAATGCCGCGAATGAAGTGGCCGTCGCAGCGTTCCTCGATCGGCTGATTTCCTTCCACGATATCGCCCGGGTCGTCGAGGCCTGCTGCGAGGCCGCGCTCCGCGACGGGACCGCAAGAGAGCCTGTCTCGGTTGAGGACGCGTTGGCCGTTGACCATATTGCAAGAGAAAGCGCCGCGACCCTCTTGGCGGAGGGGCAGGGTTTCGGCATGTTAACGACTCGCTAACCAAATCGGTTAGCCATCGAGTTCGTGTTGTTGCGCCTTTGACCGGTCTGTCGGGTCGTTGTGGCGCAAAAAAGGAGTAAAATGTCGATCTCCGCCCATCTTGCTTCTGCCGCCGGCACGATCGTGCCCTTTCTTTTCGTTCTGAGCGTCGTCGTCTTCTTCCATGAGCTTGGGCATTTCCTCGTCGGCCGCCTCTGCGGCGTGAAGGTGGATACGTTCTCACTGGGGTTCGGACCCGAGCTGGCGCATTTCAGCGACCGCTGGGGCACCCGCTGGCGCCTCGCACTCCTGCCGCTTGGCGGCTATGTGAAGTTTCATGGCGACGCCAACGGTGCGTCGATGACGGACGATGCCGCGAGTGCGGCCATGCCTGCCGCCGAGAGAAAGGTGACCTTCTTCGGTCAGAACGTCTGGAAGCGGGCCGCGATCGTCGTCGCCGGGCCGATTGCCAATTTCATTCTCGCAATTGTGATCTTCACCGGAATTTTCACCGTCCACGGCCGCGGCATCCTGCTGCCAGAGGTCGAGAAGATCAGTCACAACAGTGCCGCCGAGGCCGCCGGTTTCAAGCCCAACGACATCATCCTCTCGATCGACGGCAACAAAGTCGACAGCTTCGAGGATGTGCAGCGGGTGGTTCAGGCCTCAAGCGGTAGGGCGTTGAGCTTCGCCGTGTTGCGGCAGGGCAAAGACATTACGCTCATTGCGACACCCCAGCAGCACAGCGGCGCTTCCGGCGGGGGCCTCTCGGACGTCGGCGTGCTCGGCGTCGAAGCCAAAGCTGTTCAAGCCAATTGGCACATCCAACGCTACGGTCTCGTGAAATCATTTCAGCTCGCCAATAGCGAGACCTGGTACATCGTTGAACAGACTGGTGCCTATGTACGCGGTATGATTCTCGGCCGGGAATCGACCGCACAATTGTCCGGGCCGATCCGAATCGCGGAAGTTTCGGGGGAGATGGCCAAGGTCGGATTCGCAGCTCTCCTTAATCTTGCCGCGGTTTTGTCAATTTCGATTGGAATTCTCAACCTGTTGCCGATCCCACTGCTCGATGGCGGCCATCTGGTTTACTATGCAATCGAAGCTGTGCGGGGGAAGGCGCTGAACGAAAAGATCCAGCAAGTCGGTTTCCGAATCGGACTGACCTTCGTGCTGGGCCTTATGATTTTGGCGACGTACAACGATATCTTGCGGCTGACGAAGTGATTCCAGGCCGCGTCGCGCACCCCTCGGTGCGCGCCCAAATGGGGGTGTTCCGGCCATGCTCGGCCGGTAAATGGATACATGCGCCAAAACGCGCAATTAACCATTGCCCTTAACGCGACGCTCACGGGATTAAGCGTGTCTTACTCGTCACGCGGTTCCGAAAACGACGCAGCTCTGGCAAACGCCATTTGCAGGGTAAATCAAACCCTGTAGAAGCGAAGCCTGGGTTGGCGGGACTGGCGGCGAAAGCGCCGCCGGCGCGGCGGGTCCGGCCTGAGGTCGAATCCGGGACTGACCCTTGGCGAGCCGGAGGTCGTCCGAAGAACTGACTTGGGGTGGGGTGTTGCGGGTTTCTGGGCTCAAGAAGCCGATTCCGCAGCAGAAGTTAGGTCGATAACGCGGGGACCGGGCGTAGATGCGATTTATTCGGGGTCAACTGTTCCGGTGGTTTCTCGCCGTTGTTTTTGTGGCGCCGCTTCTGGCGTCGATTCCTGCTCTTGCCGCTGGCGTTGAGGTTGAGGGCAACCATCGCATCGACGCCGAAACGATCGCATCCTATTTTCCGAATTCGGACCCGGCGTCGGTCAATACCGGCGTCAAGGCGCTTTATGCGACCGGCCTGTTCTCCAGCGTTGACGTGGAGCACGCGGGCGGCCGCGTCATCATCCGCGTCTCTGAGAACAACCTCATCAATCGCGTCGCCTTCGAGGGCAATAGCAAGGTCAAATCCGACCAGCTCACGACCGAAATCCAATCCAAGGATCACGGCCCATTCAACAAGACGATCGTTGATGCCGACGTCGAGCGCATCAAGGACCTTTACCGTCGCGCCGGCGAAGCCGCCGCGAGCGTCACTTACCGAATCGTCAACTTGCCGAACGGTCGCGTCGATGTCGTCTTCAAGATCGACGAAGGCCCGAAAACCGGCGTGAAGAAGATCGAATTTGTCGGCAATCACGTCTATTCATCAGGCAAGTTGCGCGACCTGATGCAGACGACGGAAATGGACTGGCTGTCGTTCTTCAAGTCGTCGGACGTGTACGATCCGGACAAGATCGCTTCGGACCTTGAGACCATCCGCCGCTTTTATCTGAAGAACGGCTATGCCGACTTCCACGTCACCGGTTCGGATGCCCACTACGATCCGTCGCAGAAGGGCTACATCCTCACGATCACCGTGGAAGAAGGCGTGCAATATCACGTCGCCGGTGTCGATATCGAATCCCATATCCCGGCGATCGACGGCGGTGCTCTGCATTCCTATCTGCGCATCTCGCCCGGCCAGATTTATAACGGCGACCAGGTACAAAAAACCGTCGACGCTTTGACGACTCAGGTTTTGCGTCGCGGCTATGCCTTTTCTCAAGTGCACCCGCGTGGCGACCGCGATCCGGTCTCGCGCACTGTGCGCGTCGCCTTCGTCATCGACGAAGGGCCGCGCGTCTATATCGAGCGCATCGATATCCGCGGCAATACCCGTACACGCGACTATGTTATCCGCCGCGAATTCGATATCGGCGAAGGTGACGCCTATAACAAGGCTTTGGTCGACCGCGCCGAACGCCGGCTCAACAATCTTGGCTTCTTCAAGAAGGTGACGATCACCAACGAGCCGGGTTCTGCGCCTGATCGTGTTGTCGTCGTTGTCACGGTTGAAGATCAACCGACGGGTTCGTTCTCTGTCTCCGGCGGTTATTCGACGGCAGAAGGCATCATCGGCGAAGTCGCGGTGCAGGAATCGAACTTCATGGGCCGTGGCCAGTTCGCCCGCTTATCCGTGCAGTTAGGTCAGTATGCTGAAGGTGCGACCTTCTCCTTCACCGAGCCATATTTCCTCGGCCATCGCATCGCCGCGGGCTTCGATGTCTTCGCCAAGAACAGCTCTGTCTCGCAATACGCCTTCTACAACGACTTCATGGTCGGCGGCACGTTGCGCGGTGGTGTGCCGGTGACGGACGAGATCACCTTTGCGCCGCGGTATTCGATCTATTCATCGTATATCTCGATCCCGAACAATTCTTGGTTCCCGTACAACGACTGTCAAAACCCAATCCCCGGCATTACGCCGAGTCCGTCGTCGGTCATTGGTTTTCCGAC
This Methylovirgula sp. DNA region includes the following protein-coding sequences:
- the bamA gene encoding outer membrane protein assembly factor BamA is translated as MRFIRGQLFRWFLAVVFVAPLLASIPALAAGVEVEGNHRIDAETIASYFPNSDPASVNTGVKALYATGLFSSVDVEHAGGRVIIRVSENNLINRVAFEGNSKVKSDQLTTEIQSKDHGPFNKTIVDADVERIKDLYRRAGEAAASVTYRIVNLPNGRVDVVFKIDEGPKTGVKKIEFVGNHVYSSGKLRDLMQTTEMDWLSFFKSSDVYDPDKIASDLETIRRFYLKNGYADFHVTGSDAHYDPSQKGYILTITVEEGVQYHVAGVDIESHIPAIDGGALHSYLRISPGQIYNGDQVQKTVDALTTQVLRRGYAFSQVHPRGDRDPVSRTVRVAFVIDEGPRVYIERIDIRGNTRTRDYVIRREFDIGEGDAYNKALVDRAERRLNNLGFFKKVTITNEPGSAPDRVVVVVTVEDQPTGSFSVSGGYSTAEGIIGEVAVQESNFMGRGQFARLSVQLGQYAEGATFSFTEPYFLGHRIAAGFDVFAKNSSVSQYAFYNDFMVGGTLRGGVPVTDEITFAPRYSIYSSYISIPNNSWFPYNDCQNPIPGITPSPSSVIGFPTASSTFNCLTNGEASLALKQAQGTTLTSMPGFTLSYNSLDNNRSPTDGIHAELREDIAGAGGTERYVRSTADLRYYHAIYDEIVGVLHFQGGILNAFGSNGTKIVDNFNMGPELVRGFQPDGLGPRDVSSGVDPEGNPLGGTKFWGASAEADFPIPYLPREVGLRGAVFTDFGALWGYNGPTVFPQFASSPIVSKGAPAGCGAGCSFQGDAITVGGDSTDIRASVGVSLIWSSPMGPIRFDFAKAVLKNQFDQTQIFNFTGGTTF
- a CDS encoding phosphatidate cytidylyltransferase gives rise to the protein MTYSKEASGPSAPHTGEEAAAGRGLSSLNARLADLGPRLGSAAGLIAIAVISWWLGGIVFFFVWLVAALVVHFEWQRIVGGERLTARLALGSVTLVAAAIAVRSQIPALGVFILLVMALVVGQLGGPGRRAWFGGGLIYAGGLIIAVLTLRSSFPFGRWAVGLLFAIVWGTDAAAYFAGRLIGGPKFMPLISPSKTWSGTGVGIVTGALVGLGFLAVAARFSQFDAIAPSFALLLLGLILAAVSQLGDLFESWMKRCFGAKDSGHLIPGHGGLMDRVDGFIATAVFAAILGVLRAFPSPAEGLFHWM
- the dxr gene encoding 1-deoxy-D-xylulose-5-phosphate reductoisomerase, with the translated sequence MTLGFELENTRLPRPSSRTPRSVVVLGATGSIGTSTADIIRNSGGAFEVVAVAGGRDALALAKVARELGARFAALADESGYGALKDALQGSGIEAAAGRKAVIEAALRPADIVMGAIAGTAGVEPTYAALSAGRTVALANKECLVCAGAAFMRQAKAMGTRLLPVDSEHNAIFQALGDAESDTIEMMTLTASGGPFRAWTAEAIAKATPEQALKHPNWAMGPKVTIDSAGLMNKGLEVIEAHHIFGIDADRLDVLVHAQSVVHGLVAFKDGSVTAGLAAPDMRVPIAHCLGYPERLTTGARRLDLAAVGQLTFERPDFDRFPALRVALEALRTGQGLPTVLNAANEVAVAAFLDRLISFHDIARVVEACCEAALRDGTAREPVSVEDALAVDHIARESAATLLAEGQGFGMLTTR
- the rseP gene encoding RIP metalloprotease RseP, translating into MSISAHLASAAGTIVPFLFVLSVVVFFHELGHFLVGRLCGVKVDTFSLGFGPELAHFSDRWGTRWRLALLPLGGYVKFHGDANGASMTDDAASAAMPAAERKVTFFGQNVWKRAAIVVAGPIANFILAIVIFTGIFTVHGRGILLPEVEKISHNSAAEAAGFKPNDIILSIDGNKVDSFEDVQRVVQASSGRALSFAVLRQGKDITLIATPQQHSGASGGGLSDVGVLGVEAKAVQANWHIQRYGLVKSFQLANSETWYIVEQTGAYVRGMILGRESTAQLSGPIRIAEVSGEMAKVGFAALLNLAAVLSISIGILNLLPIPLLDGGHLVYYAIEAVRGKALNEKIQQVGFRIGLTFVLGLMILATYNDILRLTK
- a CDS encoding isoprenyl transferase, with amino-acid sequence MIGAKTAAQVKPAQAATPKAASSQVKAPDVGTRLGRVPRHVGIIMDGNGRWASSRGLPRLEGHRRGVEALRAAVRAAIDFGLDYLTVYSFSSENWRRPVEEISDLMGLLKLFIRNDLAELGHAGVKIKVIGTRANLNPDILALLAEAETATAANTGLNLVIAFNYGSRQEIAEAARLIAEKVAAGTLDSASINAEVIAQHLDTAGIPDPDLIIRTSGEQRLSNFLMWQAAYSEFVFLPIHWPDFDRAALAAALDEFAARERRFGGVTLSPANAKSGR